A region of the Armatimonadota bacterium genome:
GCGTGGGCACCCCGGTGCTGGCCGACACGCGCATTGTCTGCCGCGTGCTGGCTCACGGCCGCGGGCCGCGCGTGCGCGTCTTCAAGTACAAGCCCAAGAGCAACTATCGGCGGCTCCAGGGGCATCGCCAGCGCCTCACGCGCCTGCTGGTCGAGCGCATCGAGACCGGCGCCGGGGCGACGAAGCGCTAGCGGAGGCATTCTCCATGGCACACAAGAAAGGCATGGGCAGCACCCGCAACGGGCGGGACAGCAAGTCCAAGCGGCTGGGGGTGAAGGCGTTCGCCGGCGAGACGGTCAAGCCCGGCGCGATCATCATCCGCCAGCGGGGAACTAAGGTTCGGCCCGGCCTCAATGTCGGCATCGGCAACGATCACACCTTGTTTGCCAAGGTCGCGGGCCGGGTCGTATTCGAGGGGGCGGGCAACGGGAGCCGGCGCGTCCGCGTGATCCCGGCGGCGGCTGCCTAGGCGCCTGCCAGGCGCGGAGCGACGCTTGTCCGGTTCGGGTTCGATCCTGGTTGACGAAGCCAAGATCTTCGTCCAAGCGGGGGATGGCGGCAACGGAGCCACCAGCTTCCGGCGTGAGAAGCACGTGCCGCGGGGCGGCCCCGACGGCGGCGATGGGGGACCCGGTGGAGACCTGTGGGTGCGCGCCGACGCCAAGGTGCGCACCCTTATTGATTTCTTGCGCAGGAGCCATTTCCGCGCCGAGCGCGGGGGGCACGGGGCCGGCGCTAACAAGACCGGCCGCCGCGGCGCAGACGTGTACATTGCGGTTCCCCCCGGAACCGTAGCTTACGACGCGAACTCCGGCGTGCAGTTCGCCGATCTCGCGCGTGCGGGCGACGCGTGTCTGGTCGCCCGCGGAGGACGGAGCGGACGCGGCAATGCGCGCTTCGCCACGGCCGTGCGCCAGGCGCCGCGCTTCGCCGAACGCGGTGAGCCGGGCGAGCGCCGCTGGCTGCGGCTGGAGCTCAAGCTGCTGGCCGATGTCGGCATCATCGGCCTCCCCAATGCCGGCAAGTCCACGCTCCTGTCGCGTATCTCCGCCGCCCGCC
Encoded here:
- the rpmA gene encoding 50S ribosomal protein L27 translates to MAHKKGMGSTRNGRDSKSKRLGVKAFAGETVKPGAIIIRQRGTKVRPGLNVGIGNDHTLFAKVAGRVVFEGAGNGSRRVRVIPAAAA
- the rplU gene encoding 50S ribosomal protein L21; its protein translation is MYAIVETGGKQYRVQEQAVLDVETLPAAAGERVEIARVLMVADGANVRVGTPVLADTRIVCRVLAHGRGPRVRVFKYKPKSNYRRLQGHRQRLTRLLVERIETGAGATKR